One genomic segment of Protaetiibacter intestinalis includes these proteins:
- a CDS encoding NADPH-dependent F420 reductase, with translation MTTYGIIGAGNIGSQVARALVAHGHDVVIANSRGPETLAGLIEELGPHARAATAEEAAEAADVAVVTVPLRAYAAVPVAALAGKIVLDTNNYYWERDGHIPELDRGEATVSGLLQAHLPGSKVVKAFNHIMAADITTTGSPAGTPDRRALGTASDFPEAVELVTRLYDELGFDTVSAGTLDESWRLERDRPAYVVRQNAEELRANLAKGFRVRPQDAA, from the coding sequence ATGACGACGTACGGAATCATCGGCGCAGGCAACATCGGATCCCAGGTCGCGCGGGCGCTCGTCGCCCACGGCCATGACGTGGTGATCGCCAACTCGCGCGGGCCGGAGACGCTCGCGGGGCTCATCGAGGAGCTGGGTCCGCACGCGCGGGCGGCGACCGCCGAGGAGGCGGCCGAGGCCGCGGATGTCGCGGTCGTCACCGTGCCGCTGCGCGCCTACGCCGCGGTTCCGGTCGCGGCTCTCGCGGGCAAGATCGTGCTCGACACGAACAACTACTACTGGGAGCGCGACGGGCACATCCCCGAGCTCGACCGGGGCGAGGCGACCGTGTCGGGTCTGCTGCAGGCGCACCTGCCGGGGTCGAAGGTCGTGAAGGCGTTCAACCACATCATGGCCGCCGACATCACCACGACCGGGTCGCCCGCGGGAACCCCGGACCGTCGGGCGCTCGGCACCGCATCCGACTTCCCGGAGGCCGTCGAGCTGGTGACCCGTCTCTACGACGAGCTCGGCTTCGACACCGTCTCGGCGGGCACCCTCGACGAGTCGTGGCGGCTCGAGCGCGACCGCCCTGCGTATGTGGTGCGTCAGAACGCGGAGGAGCTGCGGGCGAACCTCGCGAAGGGCTTCCGTGTGCGCCCCCAGGATGCCGCCTGA
- a CDS encoding SDR family NAD(P)-dependent oxidoreductase, whose protein sequence is MKRTKRIRDVNGKVVLVTGAARGMGLLYCRYALAEGARAVIGWDADAAALAEASAELGERFVPVPLDITDTDAVERAAAAVLAEHGAPDVLINNAGIVRGKLFVDHTRADIDATMHVNLTAPLHTTRAFLPAMLEAPEGRRIVNIASAAGLLANPRMSVYASSKWGLVGWSDSLRLELAPVGIGVTTVCPSYVATGMFEGARGPRWTPILDPERIASAAWRAMKSAKPFLLMPAMVHVSKVGRGLLPPRVWDLVGGRWFRVYSSMDAFTGRATQPK, encoded by the coding sequence GTGAAGCGCACGAAGCGCATCCGCGACGTGAACGGCAAGGTGGTGCTCGTGACGGGCGCCGCGCGCGGCATGGGGTTGCTCTACTGCCGCTACGCGCTCGCCGAGGGCGCACGCGCGGTGATCGGCTGGGATGCGGATGCCGCGGCCCTCGCCGAGGCATCCGCCGAGCTGGGGGAGCGCTTCGTGCCCGTGCCGCTCGACATCACCGACACGGATGCCGTGGAGCGCGCCGCCGCGGCGGTGCTCGCCGAGCACGGCGCCCCCGACGTGCTCATCAACAACGCCGGCATCGTGCGCGGCAAGCTCTTCGTCGACCACACCCGGGCCGACATCGACGCGACGATGCACGTGAACCTGACCGCCCCACTGCACACGACGCGCGCCTTCCTGCCGGCGATGCTCGAGGCGCCGGAGGGGCGCCGCATCGTCAACATCGCCTCCGCCGCGGGGCTGCTGGCCAACCCGCGGATGAGCGTCTACGCCTCCAGCAAGTGGGGCCTCGTCGGCTGGAGCGACTCGCTGCGGCTCGAGCTCGCCCCGGTCGGCATCGGCGTCACGACCGTGTGCCCCTCGTATGTCGCCACCGGAATGTTCGAGGGTGCGCGCGGGCCGCGGTGGACGCCGATCCTCGACCCGGAGCGCATCGCATCCGCGGCCTGGCGCGCCATGAAGTCGGCCAAGCCGTTCCTGCTGATGCCCGCGATGGTGCACGTGAGCAAGGTGGGCCGCGGCCTGCTGCCGCCCCGCGTGTGGGACCTCGTCGGCGGCCGCTGGTTCCGGGTCTACAGCTCCATGGACGCGTTCACCGGCCGCGCGACGCAGCCGAAGTAG
- a CDS encoding AzlD domain-containing protein, which translates to MLDALAILLGGIATYLTRVLFLVSRKLRPPPAVQRYLPLVGPAVLGAIAIPGLVAPGGELSLLTTGPSLLAAAAAWASWRLARRQMVVGLLVGLAVWWGCFAVLGALGLR; encoded by the coding sequence ATGCTTGACGCGCTCGCGATCCTGCTCGGCGGCATCGCCACCTACCTCACCCGCGTGCTGTTCCTCGTGAGCCGGAAGCTGCGCCCGCCGCCGGCGGTCCAGCGCTATCTCCCGCTCGTCGGGCCCGCCGTGCTCGGCGCGATCGCGATCCCCGGCCTCGTCGCGCCGGGCGGCGAGCTGTCGCTCCTCACGACAGGCCCGTCGCTGCTCGCCGCCGCGGCCGCCTGGGCATCCTGGCGCCTCGCCCGCCGTCAGATGGTCGTGGGCCTGCTCGTCGGGCTCGCGGTGTGGTGGGGCTGCTTCGCGGTGCTCGGGGCACTCGGCCTGCGCTAG
- a CDS encoding AzlC family ABC transporter permease → MTSLDPRARVRAAVGAGIRDSGLIVVAYIPFGLAMGAALVTSGVDPWLIVSSSVVVFAGAAQLAGIQLLGAGASIALVVLTILVINARHLLYSASLEPHLAEWPRGLRMLGAFLLADPVYALAIARFERPGGAGARGEQYGYYFAAGVTCLVGWTTLTGAGVLLGGIIPDDIPLGLAIPLTFLLLLLPLVKDSAGAVAAIVGGIAALLASGLPLGLSTLVGAAAGLVAGGIVLARTRRDEPEPAPETPDAGAADA, encoded by the coding sequence GTGACCAGCCTCGACCCCCGCGCGCGCGTGCGTGCCGCCGTGGGTGCCGGCATCCGCGATTCGGGGCTCATCGTGGTGGCCTACATCCCGTTCGGGCTCGCGATGGGTGCCGCGCTCGTCACGAGCGGCGTCGACCCGTGGCTGATCGTCTCGTCGTCGGTCGTGGTCTTCGCGGGCGCGGCGCAGCTCGCCGGCATCCAGCTGCTGGGCGCGGGGGCGAGCATCGCGCTCGTCGTGCTCACGATCCTCGTCATCAACGCCCGGCACCTGCTCTACAGCGCCTCGCTCGAGCCGCACCTGGCCGAGTGGCCGCGCGGCCTGCGGATGCTGGGCGCCTTCCTGCTCGCCGATCCCGTCTACGCGCTCGCGATCGCCCGCTTCGAGCGACCGGGCGGCGCGGGCGCCCGCGGCGAGCAGTACGGCTACTACTTCGCGGCGGGCGTCACCTGCCTCGTCGGCTGGACGACGCTCACCGGCGCCGGGGTGCTGCTCGGCGGCATCATCCCCGACGACATCCCGCTCGGCCTCGCGATCCCGCTCACCTTCCTGCTGCTCCTGCTGCCGCTCGTGAAGGACTCGGCGGGCGCCGTGGCCGCGATCGTCGGCGGCATCGCGGCGCTGCTGGCCTCGGGGCTGCCGCTCGGGCTGTCGACGCTCGTCGGGGCGGCCGCGGGCCTCGTGGCGGGCGGCATCGTGCTCGCCCGCACGCGCCGCGACGAGCCCGAACCTGCGCCCGAGACCCCGGACGCGGGGGCCGCCGATGCTTGA
- a CDS encoding KTSC domain-containing protein: MPWIDVLDSTTIDAVRYDAARGLLDIRFTSEQVYRYERVPEFVFRALLRADSKGRYFNDVIRDGYDYEEVG; encoded by the coding sequence GTGCCCTGGATCGACGTCCTCGACTCCACCACGATCGACGCCGTGCGGTACGACGCCGCGCGTGGGCTGCTCGACATCCGGTTCACGAGCGAGCAGGTCTACCGCTACGAGCGCGTGCCCGAGTTCGTGTTCCGCGCGCTGCTGCGCGCCGACAGCAAGGGGCGCTACTTCAACGACGTCATCCGCGACGGGTACGACTACGAGGAAGTGGGATGA
- a CDS encoding lamin tail domain-containing protein, whose protein sequence is MPHHAARRIRAIVGGALAAALVAGGVLVTASMARAAEVELPTIVINEVESSGGTPADWVELKNIGTDPVDVGGWVVKDSEDDHAKTIPAETTIAPGGYLTFVVDEGADGYGLGKGDSARLYLPGGTTLVDSTSWTAHAAFTWGRCADGTGAFVETTASTPGAANACPDAAATLKINEAVSDGGTPGDWIEFVNTGAVPVDAGGLIVLDNKTDDPYTIPAGTWVAAGGYLVLDNGTDFLFGLGKGDSVRLFGTDGTTLLDSTSWPDGTHASPSWGRCPDAAGGFAITESATKGAANDCAAVEEPEPTTTTVVINEVESSGGTPGDWVELKNLDAEHSADLSGWRIRDNDTGHTAVPFADGTTIESGGYLVIEEAFLGFGLGSGDSVTLFEADGTTVADTTTWAGHASVTWARCPDGTGDFRDSGASTKGTANDCSDGTGPEPDPDVEVWPGGITETAVPTDIAFDGDLSGLDYEPGLLGGDILWAVTNGTGTLTKLTPGTGGAWNGATGWGAGKQLAYPDGSTAPDAEGVTVADGGSAGGVYVATERSSAASSTSRPSILRYDVSGTGTTLIATNEWNLSADLTATVGTIGANSGLEGITWIPDAVLTARGFVDESTGLAYDPADYLQHGTGIFFVSLEATDDVYAYALDLTGSTFTRVATIDTPGARELDYEPETQLLWAICDEACDGRTATLQIGGTGRYEVTHRYARPASAANYANEGFVIAPQSACVAGAKPVYYADDANTDGVSLRVGSIRCTVSGGGDDGGDGGGQPGGGDGGGGTDPTPGEPDSGDLTPETQDEVTGPGSARAGSTITVTVGASHAGERVDGYVFSTPTSLGTHTVSAAGTVRLTIPATLAPGGHRVAVYDASGALLGWFALAVTPAALASTGSDADAGLPLAVLALGAGLVLVTLRAVGRRRTA, encoded by the coding sequence ATGCCCCACCACGCAGCCCGCCGCATCCGTGCCATCGTCGGAGGGGCGCTCGCCGCCGCCCTCGTCGCGGGAGGGGTGCTCGTCACCGCGAGCATGGCGCGCGCCGCGGAAGTCGAGCTCCCCACCATCGTCATCAACGAAGTGGAGTCGAGCGGCGGCACGCCCGCCGACTGGGTCGAGCTGAAGAACATCGGCACCGACCCCGTCGATGTGGGCGGCTGGGTCGTGAAGGACAGCGAAGACGACCACGCGAAGACCATCCCGGCGGAGACCACCATCGCGCCGGGCGGGTATCTCACCTTCGTCGTCGACGAGGGGGCTGACGGTTACGGCCTCGGCAAGGGCGACAGCGCGCGGCTCTACCTGCCGGGCGGCACCACGCTCGTCGACAGCACGAGCTGGACGGCGCACGCCGCCTTCACCTGGGGTCGCTGTGCCGACGGCACGGGCGCCTTCGTCGAGACCACCGCATCCACCCCCGGCGCCGCCAACGCGTGCCCGGACGCGGCGGCGACGCTCAAGATCAACGAGGCGGTCAGCGACGGCGGCACCCCCGGCGACTGGATCGAGTTCGTCAACACGGGCGCCGTGCCGGTCGACGCGGGCGGCCTCATCGTGCTCGACAACAAGACCGACGACCCGTACACGATCCCCGCCGGTACCTGGGTAGCCGCCGGCGGCTACCTTGTGCTCGACAACGGCACCGACTTCCTCTTCGGCCTCGGCAAGGGCGACTCGGTGCGCCTCTTCGGCACCGACGGCACCACCCTGCTCGACTCCACCAGCTGGCCCGACGGCACCCACGCGAGCCCCTCGTGGGGGCGGTGCCCGGATGCCGCGGGCGGCTTCGCGATCACCGAGAGCGCCACGAAGGGTGCGGCCAACGACTGCGCCGCCGTCGAAGAGCCCGAACCCACCACGACGACCGTCGTCATCAACGAGGTCGAGTCGAGCGGCGGCACCCCGGGCGACTGGGTGGAGCTCAAGAACCTCGACGCCGAGCACTCCGCCGACCTCAGCGGGTGGCGCATCCGCGACAACGACACGGGCCACACGGCGGTGCCGTTCGCCGACGGAACGACCATCGAATCCGGTGGCTACCTCGTGATCGAGGAGGCGTTCCTCGGCTTCGGGCTCGGCTCCGGCGACTCGGTCACCCTGTTCGAGGCCGACGGCACGACCGTCGCCGACACCACCACGTGGGCGGGCCACGCATCCGTCACCTGGGCGCGCTGCCCCGACGGCACGGGCGACTTCCGCGACTCGGGCGCCTCGACGAAGGGCACCGCGAACGATTGCAGCGACGGCACGGGCCCCGAGCCCGACCCCGACGTCGAAGTGTGGCCGGGTGGCATCACCGAGACTGCGGTGCCCACCGACATCGCCTTCGACGGCGACCTCTCGGGCCTCGACTACGAGCCCGGGCTGCTCGGCGGCGACATTCTGTGGGCCGTCACCAACGGCACCGGCACCCTCACCAAGCTCACGCCGGGTACCGGCGGGGCCTGGAACGGCGCCACAGGTTGGGGCGCCGGCAAGCAGCTCGCCTACCCGGACGGCTCCACCGCCCCGGATGCCGAGGGCGTGACCGTCGCGGATGGCGGCTCGGCGGGAGGCGTCTACGTCGCCACCGAGCGTTCGAGCGCGGCGAGCTCCACGAGCCGCCCCTCGATCCTGCGCTACGACGTGAGCGGCACGGGCACCACCCTGATCGCCACCAACGAGTGGAACCTGTCGGCCGACCTCACCGCCACGGTCGGCACGATCGGCGCCAACTCCGGGCTCGAGGGCATCACCTGGATCCCGGATGCCGTGCTCACGGCTCGCGGTTTCGTCGACGAGTCGACGGGCCTCGCCTACGACCCCGCCGACTACCTGCAGCACGGCACGGGCATCTTCTTCGTCTCGCTCGAGGCCACCGACGACGTCTACGCGTACGCCCTCGACCTCACCGGCTCGACCTTCACGCGCGTCGCCACGATCGATACCCCGGGTGCCCGCGAGCTCGACTACGAGCCCGAGACCCAGCTGCTGTGGGCGATCTGCGACGAGGCCTGCGACGGACGCACCGCCACCCTGCAGATCGGCGGCACGGGGCGCTACGAGGTCACGCACCGCTACGCGCGCCCCGCATCCGCCGCCAACTACGCCAACGAGGGCTTCGTGATCGCGCCGCAGTCGGCGTGTGTCGCGGGCGCCAAGCCGGTGTACTACGCCGACGACGCCAACACCGACGGCGTCTCGCTGCGCGTGGGCAGCATCCGCTGCACGGTGAGCGGCGGCGGTGACGACGGCGGCGACGGCGGTGGGCAGCCGGGCGGCGGCGATGGTGGCGGAGGCACCGACCCGACCCCCGGCGAGCCCGACTCCGGCGACCTCACGCCCGAGACCCAGGACGAGGTGACCGGTCCCGGCTCGGCACGCGCCGGCTCGACCATCACGGTCACGGTCGGCGCCTCCCACGCCGGTGAGCGCGTCGACGGCTACGTCTTCTCGACCCCCACCTCGCTCGGCACCCACACCGTCAGCGCGGCGGGCACCGTGCGCCTCACGATCCCGGCGACCCTGGCGCCCGGCGGGCACCGGGTGGCCGTGTACGACGCATCCGGTGCGCTCCTCGGCTGGTTCGCGCTCGCCGTGACGCCGGCGGCACTCGCCTCGACGGGGTCGGATGCGGATGCCGGCCTCCCGCTCGCGGTGCTCGCCCTGGGCGCAGGTCTGGTGCTCGTCACCCTGCGAGCGGTGGGGCGCCGCCGCACCGCCTGA
- a CDS encoding dihydrofolate reductase family protein produces MAAPLIYFSTVSLDGYREDADGRFDWSSPDEEVHGFINELFAPVTLHLYGRRNHDIMMFWDETSPDELEGASREWGRYWNGVDKVIYSRTLTETPMRRARLRADFDIDEVRRWKAESDAPIGIGGGELASVAARAGVVDELHMIVTPTLLGGGTPYLDHGIRRELELLDERRFAGGSVYLRYRIA; encoded by the coding sequence ATGGCAGCGCCGCTCATCTACTTCAGCACCGTCTCGCTCGACGGCTACCGCGAGGACGCGGACGGGCGCTTCGACTGGAGCTCGCCCGACGAGGAGGTGCACGGCTTCATCAACGAGCTGTTCGCCCCCGTGACGCTGCATCTCTACGGACGCCGCAACCACGACATCATGATGTTCTGGGACGAGACCTCCCCCGACGAGCTCGAGGGCGCATCGCGCGAGTGGGGACGCTACTGGAACGGCGTCGACAAGGTCATCTACTCGCGCACGCTCACCGAGACGCCGATGCGCCGCGCGCGACTGCGAGCCGACTTCGACATCGACGAGGTGCGGCGCTGGAAGGCGGAATCGGATGCGCCGATCGGCATCGGAGGCGGCGAGCTCGCCTCGGTCGCGGCGCGGGCGGGCGTGGTCGACGAGCTGCACATGATCGTGACACCCACGCTGCTCGGCGGCGGCACCCCGTACCTCGACCACGGCATCCGCCGGGAGCTCGAGCTGCTCGACGAGCGGCGGTTCGCGGGCGGATCGGTGTACCTGCGCTATCGCATCGCCTGA